Proteins from a single region of Pseudomonadota bacterium:
- a CDS encoding S41 family peptidase gives MFRAPRHGAGCCPGRGLRDPCARATPENNPLKVIEIVLRFRLRHVLIALFALLSIFTAVVRAAPAEPLSTATLDGLESFVQTVQRESIYDPSTTSLVQGASRALRRWLDRQGVEVESPPASSIDSLREEFEAVLAAHPGLSRADLYHTVMRGLLEPLEEPYTRFLSPLEFSHLRARIDGSDECGLGCHLELDGEHRLVVAETFEGAPATRAGLAVGDVLLDADGRPLGGLSLTAAKELLCGPSGSRVRLTVARPQRTFHADVIRSQTELPTITARMLDEHVGYLRLRAFSADLARRLDTALEALQHKGATAYVIDLRDNRGGFVSSAVDACSRLLPPGTRVMSLRQKRRPEVAYTTYDTPRSTSAAPLVVLVNERSASASEIMAGCLQDHHAAVLVGTRTYGKGLVQKLFPLPDGSAFAISTGRYLTPAGRDLHRNGIVPDVRMEQRRYCDVGSDPLVREALARLHVERASAHPRPQT, from the coding sequence TGTGCACGGGCAACGCCTGAGAACAACCCGCTGAAGGTGATTGAGATCGTCCTGCGCTTCCGACTCCGACATGTCCTGATTGCCCTCTTCGCACTCCTTTCCATCTTCACAGCCGTCGTCCGCGCCGCGCCGGCAGAGCCCCTTTCCACGGCCACCCTCGACGGGCTCGAATCGTTCGTGCAGACGGTTCAGCGCGAATCGATCTACGACCCATCGACCACCTCTCTCGTGCAAGGCGCCAGCCGCGCGCTGCGACGATGGCTCGACCGTCAGGGCGTAGAGGTCGAGAGCCCCCCCGCCAGCTCCATCGACAGCCTGCGGGAAGAGTTCGAGGCCGTGCTCGCCGCCCATCCAGGCTTGAGCCGCGCCGATCTGTACCACACCGTGATGCGCGGTCTGCTCGAGCCACTGGAAGAGCCGTACACCCGTTTTCTGAGCCCGCTCGAGTTCTCGCACCTCCGCGCCCGCATCGATGGCTCAGACGAGTGCGGACTGGGCTGCCATCTCGAGCTCGACGGAGAGCATCGCCTGGTGGTTGCCGAGACCTTCGAGGGCGCACCGGCAACCCGTGCTGGCCTGGCGGTGGGCGACGTTCTTCTCGACGCCGACGGTCGCCCGCTCGGCGGCCTGTCGCTCACAGCCGCCAAGGAGCTGCTGTGCGGCCCTTCGGGATCGCGGGTTCGGCTCACAGTTGCGCGCCCACAGCGAACCTTCCATGCCGATGTGATCAGAAGCCAGACGGAGCTTCCCACCATCACCGCGCGCATGCTCGACGAACACGTGGGATATCTGCGTCTGCGCGCCTTCTCCGCCGACCTCGCACGCCGCCTCGACACCGCCCTTGAAGCGCTTCAGCACAAGGGGGCCACGGCCTATGTGATCGACCTGCGCGACAACCGCGGAGGATTCGTGTCGTCGGCGGTGGACGCGTGCAGCCGGCTCCTCCCCCCTGGCACGCGCGTGATGTCGCTGCGCCAGAAGAGGCGGCCCGAGGTCGCCTACACCACGTACGACACCCCTCGCAGCACATCCGCCGCGCCCCTGGTGGTTCTGGTGAATGAGCGAAGCGCGAGCGCGTCAGAGATCATGGCAGGCTGCCTGCAGGACCATCACGCGGCGGTGCTCGTGGGCACCCGCACCTATGGCAAGGGTCTGGTGCAGAAGCTGTTCCCGCTCCCGGATGGCTCCGCCTTCGCCATCTCGACAGGCCGGTACCTGACTCCCGCCGGGCGTGACCTGCACAGAAACGGAATCGTGCCCGATGTGCGCATGGAGCAGCGACGGTACTGCGACGTCGGAAGCGACCCCCTTGTGCGAGAGGCCCTTGCTCGCCTGCACGTCGAGCGGGCTTCGGCACACCCCCGTCCACAGACCTGA
- a CDS encoding rRNA pseudouridine synthase, translating to MEDTPAPLPDEEPSLDGPLVTEKLHKVLARAGLGSRRACENIIREGRVEVNGRRAKIEDRVVADEDHITVDRRPIPHRPAPVYILLHKPKGYITSVGDPHGRRSVDELVKSRHRLYPVGRLDADSTGLLIMTNDGDLTQRLLHPRYHVPRVYMVRVRGDVPPVVLGRLRHGVMLDDGPTLPARVEMLERSHNTTVLRFVLEEGRKRQIRRMCEAVSHPVLDLQRVAMGPLRLGDLGVGRWRHLTASEVLQLEQAAAAGERARARQGKPRERR from the coding sequence ATGGAAGACACACCTGCGCCACTCCCCGATGAAGAGCCGTCCCTCGATGGCCCCCTTGTGACCGAGAAGCTGCATAAGGTTCTGGCCCGTGCCGGTCTCGGGTCTCGACGGGCCTGCGAGAACATCATCCGCGAAGGCAGGGTCGAGGTGAACGGTCGCCGCGCAAAGATCGAGGACCGTGTCGTCGCCGACGAAGACCACATCACCGTCGATCGCCGGCCCATCCCCCATCGCCCCGCGCCCGTCTACATCTTGCTGCACAAGCCCAAAGGGTACATCACGAGCGTGGGCGATCCCCACGGCCGCCGCAGCGTCGACGAGCTCGTCAAGAGCAGGCACCGCCTCTACCCCGTCGGACGTCTCGACGCCGACTCAACGGGGCTCCTGATCATGACCAATGACGGCGATCTCACCCAGCGCCTGCTCCACCCGCGCTACCATGTTCCGCGTGTCTACATGGTGCGGGTTCGCGGAGACGTACCGCCCGTCGTGCTCGGCCGACTTCGCCATGGCGTGATGCTGGACGACGGCCCTACCCTGCCGGCGCGCGTCGAGATGCTGGAGCGCTCGCACAACACCACCGTGCTCCGCTTCGTTCTCGAAGAAGGACGCAAGCGCCAGATCCGGCGCATGTGCGAAGCCGTGTCACATCCTGTGCTCGACCTGCAGCGCGTCGCCATGGGACCGTTGCGCCTTGGAGATCTGGGTGTCGGCCGATGGCGCCATCTCACCGCCTCCGAGGTGCTCCAGCTCGAGCAGGCTGCGGCGGCGGGCGAGCGGGCGCGGGCACGTCAAGGCAAGCCACGGGAGAGACGTTAA